TGAAGCTAAACTTATATGAAGATTACAAAAGAATCGAAGCTATATTTAAGAAGACGATGATGAAAAATTATGTTTAGTTACTCAGGTAGATAGACCGGTGCCCACATCAATTATAAGATGGGTAGGTTCACGAGAATACAGGAACATGTGAGGTTCGTGTGAGATGAGCAAAACAAAGATGAACTTGTATGTAGCTCTGGGCTATGCTTCGTCTGTGGCTAAGCGTATAGTGATTGGTGAAATATCAGTAGTCTCGTTGTATGAATACTTGAAGTTATACTTGATACGGCGGATATCATCAATTTATAAAGTGATTACCAAGAGAAAATATCCTGAACTGATGGTTTCGATAAGAGTATGTTCTCCAGATGAGGCAACTGCTGTAGACCAATATTGGGGTGAATATACGGTTAATTCACTTCCCTTCTCAACACGATGGGAATCTCAAAAGTATTACGAGTGGCTGATTGAAGAATATCCATTATTAGCTGAGTTTATGGATTTTGGTAAAAAACGTGATAACCAGGTAGTCCTTGACTATGGATGCGGACCTGGAAACGACATATTTCGACTTCTGGTTCTCAACAATGCCAAGAAGGTAATAGGCGTGGACGTATCCTTGAAAACGCTGAAACTAGCGAGACAGAGGTTATCACTATACAAAATCAATCCTGAAAGATTAGAGTTAATTCAATGCTCGGATTCGGTTGGCTCTCTGCCAGTAGACAGCGAGAGCATTGACTATATCAATTGTGTCGGAGTTTTGCACCACATGACTAAGCCGGAGAAAATCCTTGGTGAATTTTTCAGGGTACTTAAGAAGAACTCTA
This sequence is a window from Chloroflexota bacterium. Protein-coding genes within it:
- a CDS encoding methyltransferase domain-containing protein, producing the protein MSKTKMNLYVALGYASSVAKRIVIGEISVVSLYEYLKLYLIRRISSIYKVITKRKYPELMVSIRVCSPDEATAVDQYWGEYTVNSLPFSTRWESQKYYEWLIEEYPLLAEFMDFGKKRDNQVVLDYGCGPGNDIFRLLVLNNAKKVIGVDVSLKTLKLARQRLSLYKINPERLELIQCSDSVGSLPVDSESIDYINCVGVLHHMTKPEKILGEFFRVLKKNSTGSIMVYNQNSIFFHVYIAYLLMVIENKFSGMCVKDAFAKNTDGPNCPISRCYRPDEFISICRNTGFEVNYVGGYFHRMELHWLRKFRQKALKNESLAQEHTEFLSKLKYDERGYPKFERRHAGIGGVYKIFKR